Part of the Leptolyngbya sp. BL0902 genome, AAACTGAGGCCCACCGAGACCGCAACGCCCAGATCCCCCTCTAGGACAAAGGCCCAGAGGGTGACGGCACTGCCCAGCAGCAGGCCCAGCAACAGCCCCGCTAGGGTTTCGCGCCCGACGATGTAGACCATATCCGAGGGTTGCACATCTTCGGTGTTGAGGCCGCGAATCACCACGGTGGAGGACTGGGCACCGACGTTGCCCCCGGCCCCAATCAGCAGCGGAATAAAGGCGGTGAGGATGACCACCTGCTGAAGCAAGTCTTCCTGGCCTTTGATCACCGCACTGGTGGCGGTATTCGTCACCAGCAGCACCAGCAGCCACACCACCCGCTTGCGGGCCACGGTCAGCAGGTTAGTCTCGAAATAGTCATCGCCGACGGATTGCACCCCCCCGGCGGTGTAGATGTCCTCGGTGACTTCCGCCTCAATCACGTCCATCAGGTCATCCACCGTGACGATGCCCACTAGGCGCTGCTCTCGATCCACCACGGGCAGGGCCAAAAAGTCGTAGTGCTGGATCAGCAGGGCCGCTTCTTCCTGGTCGGTGTCGGTCTGCACATACACCACCTCCTGGGTCATGAGTTCTTCGACCCGTTGATCGGGCTGCGCCACCACCAAATCCCGCAGGGACAGGGTGCCCAGCAAGCGACGGGAATTGTCGGTGACGTAGAGGGTGTAGATGGTTTCGGAACTGCGGGCCAAACGCCGGATGCGATCCAGCGCTTGGGCAGCGGTGAGACTCCCCCGCAGGGTGACAAACTCGGAGGTCATGATCCGTCCGGCGCTTTCGTCCGGGTAGCCCAGCAGCAGGGCCGTAGCCGAGCGCTCCGCCGGACTCATATCCACCAACAGCCGCCGCACCACCTTGGCCGGAAGCTCATCAAACAACCGCGCCCGGTCATCCGGCGACATGCGATCTACAATGTCCAACACCTCCGGGTGCCGAAACTCCGTCAGCAAATTTTGCTGTACTCGGCTGGGCAGATATTCGTAAACCTCAATCGCCTCATCCTTGGGCAACAGCCGAAAGGCCACCGCCTGAAAGGTATCAGGCAGTTCGTCAATCATCTCGGCCACATCGGCGGGCTGCATGGGAATCAGCATGGCCCTCACATCGTCAAAACGCCCGCTTTCGAGCAACCCCTGTAGTGACGCCTGGGCTGTGTCTTGAACCATAGCCATCTCCTGCCCCAACGATTGTTAAGATAGCCTACATCGGTGCCCAAACCCCTTAACCTGCTGTAAACCTTAGCTCTGCCCGACTCCATTCTGGCCTCGTGTTCTCCGGTGAAACGGCCTAGGTGGGTTCCTCAAGCTCGTGGAGTGAGCCTAGGCGGGGGAGAGGGGGTTGAGGCCAACCAACGGCGATCTAGTTCTGGGGGTTGAGACGGTTGGCAATCAGCGCCACAACGATCATCGGCAGCGACACACCCATGCAGATAAGCCAGTGTTCTAGGTTGAGGGGCGCGGTGCGGAAGAGAAAGTTCATCACTCCCACCTGGCTAAAGCAGATTTGCAACACCACCGCCACCAAAATGCCGTAGCCGATGGCCGAGGCATCTCCTAGGGGCACCTTCATGCCTTGCAGCCGCGCTGATACGGAAGCCCAGAACTGGGTCATGCTGAGTAGGTAGATAATGCGTCCGGCTACGAGGGCTTGGATGGCCATGGTGCGGGCGAGGGCCAGGAGTTGCTGATTGGCCTCGTCACCGCTGAGGTCGGCGGGGATCCAGCCCAAGTCCACCCCATTGCGGCGCACCCACTCGAACATACCGAAGATCAAAATCCAGTTGAAGACGGAAATCAGGGCGATGCGGTGCAGCAGCGGTTTTGACAATAGCGGCTGGTTGGGGGTGCGAGGGGGGCGGTTCATTAGATTAAAGGATTTTGGCTCGAAGGCGAGGGGCACGGTCATGGCGATGGAATTGACCATGTTTAGCCACAGCACTTGTAGGGAGAGGATGGGCAGTACGTCCCCCCGGCCAATCAGCACGCTGAGCAGAATGGTCATGGATTCGCCGCCGTTGACGGGCAGGATGAAGGCGATGGCTTTCATCAGGTTGCGGAACACGTTGCGCCCTTCCTCCACCGCCGCTTTGATGGAGGCAAAATTGTCGTCCGTGAGGATCATATCGGCGGCTTCCTTGGCCACTTCGGTGCCCGCCTTGCCCATGGCGATGCCGATGTCCGCTTGCTTGAGGGCGGGGGCGTCGTTCACCCCATCCCCTGTCATGGCGACGATGTGACCCTTACTTTGCAGGGCTTCCACCAGGCGGAGTTTTTGCTCTGGGGCCACCCGCGCAAACACGGAGCCGTTTTGGACAGCGTTGGTCAATTCGGTGGCATCAAAGGTGGCCAGTTCCTTTCCGGTGTAGGCGATTACCTCCTCGGTGGGGCTCAGGCCCATGCGGTCGGCAATGGCGGCGGCGGTGACTTTGTGATCTCCGGTGATCATCTTCACTTCGATGCCAGCGGTTTGGCAGGCTTCCACGGCGCGGATGGCCTCGGAACGGGGCGGGTCGATCATGCCCTGCAACCCCAGGAACACCATCTCGGCCTTCAGGTCGTCGTGGTCAAAATGGTGGCCGTGGAAGGCTTTTCCTGCAAAGGCCAACACCCGCAGCCCCCGTGAGGCCATGCGTTCGGCCTGAAGGACAAGATGATCCCGATTGATCGGCTGGGCGGTGCCGTCGCCCATCAGCACCGCATTGCAACAGGCCACAATGGCTTCCACGGAACCCTTCATCAACAGCCACTGCCCCGGCCCAT contains:
- the mgtE gene encoding magnesium transporter, whose protein sequence is MVQDTAQASLQGLLESGRFDDVRAMLIPMQPADVAEMIDELPDTFQAVAFRLLPKDEAIEVYEYLPSRVQQNLLTEFRHPEVLDIVDRMSPDDRARLFDELPAKVVRRLLVDMSPAERSATALLLGYPDESAGRIMTSEFVTLRGSLTAAQALDRIRRLARSSETIYTLYVTDNSRRLLGTLSLRDLVVAQPDQRVEELMTQEVVYVQTDTDQEEAALLIQHYDFLALPVVDREQRLVGIVTVDDLMDVIEAEVTEDIYTAGGVQSVGDDYFETNLLTVARKRVVWLLVLLVTNTATSAVIKGQEDLLQQVVILTAFIPLLIGAGGNVGAQSSTVVIRGLNTEDVQPSDMVYIVGRETLAGLLLGLLLGSAVTLWAFVLEGDLGVAVSVGLSLIAISLIATFAGAALPFLFKALKFDPALMSAPFITTAVDVLGVLIYLNIARLILGI